In one Juglans regia cultivar Chandler chromosome 11, Walnut 2.0, whole genome shotgun sequence genomic region, the following are encoded:
- the LOC108995797 gene encoding uncharacterized protein LOC108995797: MEYIKRKTSDHSPMVIRLTHVNTRYEPSPFRFQKMWCSHGSFQRLVEETWKQPTLGSGMVKLAAKLKRLKMELRIWNKSVFGRVDTNIQELEARMAVLEAQLQSGFSEKIEANYIVTKLEIDIWEKREESRLAQLAKNKWLKEGDQNPKFFHAVVSQCRRGSVISQMRLADGTMLDLAKKVHLGAVDYFTNFLTDMPQTEHANLSPLVGLEISEEDNSSLCHSPSEEEVKEAVFSIPEHSSPGPDGYGSSFYISCCHIVKEEVVEAARDFFAGK; the protein is encoded by the coding sequence ATGGAATATATTAAACGAAAGACATCAGACCATAGTCCCATGGTGATTCGTTTAACCCATGTTAATACTAGGTACGAGCCTTCTCCGTTCCGGTTCCAAAAAATGTGGTGTTCTCATGGTTCATTTCAAAGGTTGGTAGAGGAGACATGGAAACAGCCTACGTTGGGATCGGGAATGGTTAAGCTGGCTGCAAAATTGAAGCGACTTAAGATGGAGCTGAGGATATGGAATAAATCTGTGTTTGGGAGAGTGGATACTAATATACAGGAGCTAGAAGCAAGGATGGCAGTCTTGGAAGCCCAATTGCAGTCTGGTTTCTCAGAAAAAATTGAAGCCAATTATATTGTCACTAAATTGGAGATTGATATTtgggagaagagggaggagagTCGTCTAGCCCAATTAGCAAAGAATAAGTGGTTAAAAGAAGGTGATCAGAACCCCAAGTTTTTCCATGCGGTTGTATCGCAGTGTAGGCGTGGTTCGGTTATTTCTCAAATGAGGTTGGCAGATGGTACAATGTTGGATTTAGCAAAGAAGGTGCACTTGGGGGCAGTGGATTATTTCACTAATTTTCTTACAGATATGCCGCAGACTGAACATGCAAATCTTTCTCCTCTTGTGGGATTGGAAATATCTGAGGAGGATAACTCCAGTTTGTGCCATAGTCCTTCGGAAGAGGAAGTGAAGGAGGCCGTTTTTTCAATTCCAGAACATAGTAGCCCTGGTCCGGATGGGTATGGTtcctctttttatatttcttgttgCCATATTGTGAAAGAAGAGGTGGTGGAGGCCGCAAGGGATTTTTTTGCGGGCAAGTAA